From Azospirillum sp. TSA2s, a single genomic window includes:
- a CDS encoding tetratricopeptide repeat protein has translation MTVADLLDAALPLHRAGRLAEALALYRRILIDDPAHADALHLSAMIAYQTGRTAEALSGLGAALALQPRFPTAYNSLGNVLADLNMPEEALAAYAVAIRQNDRYVEAYGNRATVLQHLGRREEAADSYARALTFDPDNLTARFNYGILQREMGRIAPAANAFYAVVQADPSRSAAWRHLAICLRGLGHPDAEACLRRALETVPADEELSLELGVLLNGRGDHGEACGVLTPAVAAHPGNAQLYFAFGTALQGMGRLREAVAQFRLALDREPTMQGACNNLGVALLELGMTGEAVPVLRRALVLSPDDAVAVNNHGTSLEDRYDPACDFERPARWYRRALRLRPDYGKALVNLAGTHIGMRETGRAEHLCRRAAAADPRSVEAYSNLAGLLLERDDTAGAVRLYRRALAVDAGNPTALTGYGLALQILGRIGEAEAAHRRALEIDGNNAEAAGNLGMMIWQYRQDHAAAEPFMNLALSVNPSLGTAHLNRGMMRLTRGDLAGGWEGYRWRFRAKGYVNRRIAAPLWRGEEPGGSRLLVWREQGVGDEILFASCYPALIARTGHVVIECDRRLVPLFARSFPRATVRAESVDAAGRETIHSPDRPPGVDFHVPAGNLPELLRGSLSAFEPQEPWLAADPGLVERWRERLAALGPGLRIGIGWRSQLMTAERKAAYVLLEHWGPLFAVPGLVFVNLQYGDCEAELRTAEERFGVTIHRWTDLDLKDDFDGTAALTANLDLVISPAMSAGELAGGLGIPVWRFGTRDWTQLGTGVRPWFPTMRLFQPRPGEGLEATLVRMAQELARAASCKPPVRLPVPDADGRPGSEADRLTADAVAHYRAGDAAAADALVRQVLDTAPGHPVALHLAGVLAKRRGALEEAQALLVRAVAADPVNASAHAALSEAYQGLGRFDAAERASRACVAVQPDGVGHWVNRTALLRRMELDGEARSAIAHALRLRPDLAPAHGHRAELAVRPEDAVAAHRIAVALMPGAADMLSNLATALHKLDRFTEAARAADHATRSNPGLAVAWTNLGNSLEALGRVAEAEACHRTAIGHDPSLAEAHGNLAYLLKRQSRHEEALAAFDAALQADPKHAQSHFNRALLLLETGVLRSGWNGYDWRFGTPALRNHRRRLSMRAWRGENIAGRRLLVWREQGIGDEFLFASCYDEAMRRAGRLVIECDRRLVRLFARSFPDADVRPESTDPRDADVQIAAGSLPRLLRTELKRFPERHSWLVPDPALVERWRERLTALGPGLRVGIGWRSQLMTADRKAAYVLLEHWGPLFAIPGLVFVNLQYGDCEAELRTAEERFGVTIHRWADLDLKDDFDSAAALTANLDLVISPAMSAGELAGALGVPVWRFGTRDWTQLGTGVRPWFPTMRLFQPRPGEGLEAALVQMAKLLRATASPRGRGRMPAGMPAGAGDGETADPDPDRLLEQAVAAHRAGSFTAAVPLYERVLAHRPRDPVALHLSGLLAHQTGRPERGEARIAAAVAAAPEYATAHISLGNVRLALGRAGPAAAGFRTALALQPGNAAALTNLGNALDALERSGAAVPLHRRATAADPDLAEAYDNLGAALARLGRWGEAERAHAQALRQAPALEAGWVNLSVALRRLGRLDAAERAGRRALALAPALADGMANRGRLLREMGDDGAAALWCGRALASEPGHAAAAFNAGVLDLTAGRLASGWEGYDRRFDTRDLTSAARRPAVPLWTGGDLSGKRLLVWREQGIGDELMFAQRLPQLIARAGREGGRIVVECDPRFVPLFARSFPQATVRAVPATPAEPVPDADCHVPIGSLSRHLGATLAGFAGLEPALRADPAAVDGWRRRLAGLGEGLRVGIAWRSGQLDPDRMPDYTRIEDWRPVLTLPGLVPVNLQYGDCEAELAVAREAFGRAPHAFPDLDLRDDLDGTAALMSALDLVIAPATSTGELAAALGVPVWRLARTGDWTMLGTAVRPWFPSMRLFRTGPGQRVADLLPTVAAELARPGRAIG, from the coding sequence GTGACCGTCGCTGATCTGCTCGACGCCGCATTGCCGCTGCACCGCGCCGGCCGCCTCGCCGAGGCGCTGGCGCTGTATCGCCGGATCCTGATCGACGATCCGGCGCATGCCGACGCGCTGCACCTGTCGGCCATGATCGCCTACCAGACCGGCCGGACCGCCGAGGCACTTTCCGGACTGGGGGCGGCCCTGGCGCTGCAGCCGCGCTTTCCCACCGCCTACAACAGCCTCGGCAATGTTCTGGCCGATCTGAACATGCCGGAGGAGGCGCTTGCCGCCTATGCGGTCGCGATCAGGCAGAACGACCGCTATGTCGAGGCCTATGGCAACCGCGCCACCGTGCTTCAGCACCTCGGCCGGCGGGAAGAGGCAGCGGACTCCTATGCCCGCGCGCTGACCTTCGACCCCGACAATCTGACCGCCCGTTTCAACTACGGCATCCTCCAGCGGGAAATGGGCCGGATCGCGCCGGCAGCCAATGCCTTCTACGCGGTGGTCCAGGCCGACCCGTCGCGGTCCGCCGCCTGGCGGCATCTGGCGATCTGCCTGCGCGGGCTGGGCCACCCGGATGCGGAGGCCTGCCTGCGCCGTGCGCTGGAAACCGTCCCGGCGGACGAGGAGCTGTCGCTGGAACTGGGCGTGCTGCTGAATGGCCGGGGCGACCATGGGGAAGCCTGCGGCGTTCTCACCCCGGCGGTCGCGGCGCATCCCGGCAATGCGCAGTTGTACTTCGCCTTCGGCACCGCCCTGCAGGGCATGGGGCGGCTGCGTGAGGCGGTCGCGCAGTTCCGCCTTGCGTTGGACCGCGAACCGACGATGCAGGGCGCCTGCAACAATCTGGGCGTGGCCCTGCTCGAACTCGGGATGACCGGCGAAGCCGTCCCGGTGCTGCGCCGGGCGTTGGTCCTCAGCCCCGACGACGCCGTGGCGGTCAACAACCACGGGACGTCGCTGGAGGATCGCTACGACCCCGCCTGCGATTTCGAACGGCCGGCGCGGTGGTACCGGCGCGCCCTGCGCCTTCGGCCCGACTACGGTAAGGCCCTGGTCAATCTCGCCGGCACCCACATCGGCATGCGGGAGACCGGCCGCGCCGAGCATCTCTGTCGCCGTGCCGCAGCGGCCGACCCCCGAAGCGTCGAGGCCTATTCCAACCTCGCCGGCCTGCTTCTCGAGCGCGACGACACCGCCGGGGCGGTGCGTCTGTACCGGCGCGCCTTGGCGGTCGACGCCGGGAACCCGACCGCATTGACCGGCTACGGCCTTGCCCTGCAGATTCTCGGCCGTATCGGGGAGGCGGAGGCGGCCCATCGGCGCGCGCTGGAGATCGACGGCAACAATGCGGAGGCCGCGGGCAATCTCGGCATGATGATCTGGCAATACCGCCAGGACCACGCGGCGGCCGAGCCTTTCATGAACCTCGCCCTGTCGGTCAATCCATCGCTCGGCACGGCGCACCTCAACCGCGGCATGATGCGCCTCACCCGCGGCGATCTCGCCGGCGGGTGGGAGGGATACCGCTGGCGTTTCCGGGCCAAGGGGTATGTGAACCGCCGGATCGCCGCCCCGCTGTGGCGCGGCGAGGAGCCCGGTGGCAGTCGCCTGCTGGTGTGGCGCGAGCAAGGGGTCGGTGACGAGATCCTGTTCGCCTCCTGCTATCCGGCGTTGATCGCGCGCACCGGGCATGTGGTGATCGAATGCGACCGACGTCTGGTGCCGTTGTTCGCACGCTCCTTTCCTCGGGCGACCGTTCGGGCGGAATCAGTCGATGCCGCCGGCCGGGAGACGATTCACTCGCCGGACCGGCCGCCGGGCGTCGATTTCCATGTGCCGGCCGGCAACCTGCCCGAGCTGTTGCGGGGCAGCCTGTCCGCCTTCGAACCGCAGGAACCCTGGCTGGCGGCGGACCCGGGGCTGGTGGAGCGCTGGCGGGAGCGGCTGGCGGCGCTGGGGCCGGGCTTGCGGATCGGCATCGGCTGGCGCAGCCAGCTGATGACCGCCGAGCGCAAGGCCGCCTACGTGCTGCTGGAACATTGGGGGCCGCTGTTCGCCGTCCCGGGACTGGTGTTCGTCAATCTGCAATATGGCGACTGCGAAGCCGAGCTGCGGACGGCGGAAGAGCGCTTCGGCGTGACCATCCACCGCTGGACCGACCTGGACCTGAAGGACGATTTCGACGGCACGGCTGCACTGACCGCCAACCTGGATCTGGTGATCTCGCCGGCGATGTCGGCGGGGGAACTGGCCGGTGGGCTGGGCATTCCGGTCTGGCGCTTCGGCACCCGCGATTGGACGCAGCTGGGCACCGGCGTCCGGCCCTGGTTCCCGACCATGCGCCTGTTCCAGCCCAGGCCGGGCGAGGGGCTGGAGGCCACGCTCGTCCGAATGGCACAGGAGTTGGCGCGCGCGGCGTCCTGCAAGCCTCCGGTGCGCCTTCCGGTCCCCGACGCGGACGGAAGGCCGGGAAGCGAGGCCGACAGACTGACGGCGGATGCCGTCGCCCATTACCGCGCCGGCGACGCGGCAGCGGCGGACGCCCTGGTGCGGCAGGTGCTCGACACGGCACCCGGTCATCCGGTCGCCTTGCATCTGGCCGGTGTGCTGGCGAAGCGTCGCGGAGCATTGGAGGAGGCGCAGGCCCTGCTGGTCCGCGCTGTCGCCGCCGACCCGGTCAATGCCTCCGCCCATGCCGCGTTGAGCGAGGCCTACCAGGGGTTGGGCCGCTTCGACGCGGCCGAACGGGCGTCGCGCGCCTGTGTCGCGGTGCAGCCCGACGGCGTCGGGCACTGGGTCAACCGGACCGCGTTGCTGCGCCGCATGGAGCTGGATGGGGAGGCGCGGTCCGCCATTGCCCATGCGCTGCGCCTGCGCCCTGATCTGGCGCCTGCCCACGGCCACCGTGCCGAACTGGCGGTGCGTCCCGAGGATGCGGTGGCAGCCCATCGCATCGCGGTCGCCCTGATGCCAGGGGCCGCCGATATGCTCAGCAATCTCGCCACCGCTCTCCACAAACTTGACCGTTTCACCGAGGCCGCGCGCGCGGCGGACCACGCGACCCGCAGCAACCCCGGCCTTGCCGTCGCCTGGACCAACCTGGGCAACAGCCTGGAAGCGCTGGGCAGGGTCGCGGAGGCGGAGGCCTGCCACCGCACCGCGATCGGCCACGACCCGTCGCTTGCCGAGGCCCATGGCAATCTGGCCTATCTGCTGAAGCGGCAAAGCCGGCATGAGGAGGCGCTGGCCGCCTTCGATGCGGCCCTGCAGGCCGATCCCAAGCATGCGCAGTCCCATTTCAACCGCGCGCTCCTGCTTCTGGAGACCGGCGTCCTCCGGTCGGGCTGGAACGGCTACGACTGGCGTTTCGGCACGCCGGCGCTCCGGAACCATCGACGCCGGCTGTCCATGCGGGCCTGGCGCGGCGAGAACATCGCCGGGCGGCGCCTGCTGGTGTGGCGGGAGCAGGGCATTGGCGACGAGTTCCTCTTCGCCTCCTGCTATGACGAGGCGATGCGGCGCGCCGGCCGGCTGGTGATCGAATGCGACCGCCGGCTGGTGCGGCTGTTCGCGCGCTCCTTCCCCGATGCCGATGTCCGCCCGGAAAGCACCGACCCGCGCGACGCCGATGTCCAGATCGCCGCCGGCAGCCTGCCGCGCCTGTTGCGCACCGAGTTGAAGCGCTTCCCTGAACGGCATTCCTGGCTGGTGCCGGATCCGGCGCTGGTGGAGCGCTGGCGGGAGCGGCTGACGGCGCTGGGGCCCGGCTTGCGCGTCGGCATCGGCTGGCGCAGCCAGCTGATGACCGCCGATCGCAAGGCCGCCTATGTGCTGCTGGAGCATTGGGGGCCGCTGTTCGCCATCCCCGGACTGGTGTTCGTCAACCTGCAATATGGCGACTGCGAGGCCGAGCTGCGGACGGCGGAAGAACGCTTCGGCGTCACCATCCACCGCTGGGCCGACCTGGACCTGAAGGATGATTTCGACAGCGCGGCGGCGCTCACGGCGAACCTGGATCTGGTGATCTCGCCGGCGATGTCGGCGGGGGAGCTGGCGGGTGCGTTGGGTGTGCCGGTCTGGCGCTTCGGCACCCGCGACTGGACGCAGCTGGGCACCGGCGTCCGCCCCTGGTTCCCGACCATGCGCCTGTTCCAGCCCAGGCCGGGCGAAGGGCTGGAGGCGGCGCTGGTCCAGATGGCGAAGCTGTTGCGGGCCACCGCATCGCCGCGCGGGAGGGGGAGGATGCCTGCCGGGATGCCTGCCGGGGCAGGGGATGGCGAGACCGCGGACCCCGACCCGGACCGGCTTCTGGAGCAGGCGGTCGCCGCCCATCGCGCCGGTTCCTTCACCGCCGCAGTCCCCCTTTACGAGCGGGTGCTGGCCCACCGCCCGCGGGATCCGGTGGCGCTCCATCTGTCCGGCCTGCTCGCCCACCAGACGGGCAGGCCGGAACGCGGCGAAGCGCGCATCGCCGCGGCGGTCGCCGCCGCCCCGGAGTATGCGACGGCGCATATCAGCCTGGGGAACGTTCGTCTGGCTCTCGGACGGGCAGGACCGGCCGCCGCCGGTTTCCGGACCGCCCTGGCGCTCCAGCCCGGCAATGCCGCGGCCCTGACCAACCTCGGCAATGCGCTCGACGCGCTGGAGCGGAGCGGGGCTGCCGTGCCGCTACACCGGCGGGCGACCGCCGCCGACCCCGACCTTGCGGAGGCGTATGACAATCTGGGCGCGGCCCTCGCCCGGCTCGGCCGCTGGGGCGAGGCGGAGCGGGCGCATGCCCAGGCGCTCCGGCAGGCACCTGCGCTGGAGGCTGGTTGGGTGAACCTGTCGGTGGCGCTGCGGCGCCTTGGCCGGCTGGACGCCGCGGAGCGGGCGGGCCGCCGCGCCCTGGCGCTCGCCCCCGCCCTGGCCGACGGCATGGCGAACCGCGGCCGGCTGCTGCGCGAGATGGGGGACGACGGCGCGGCGGCCCTGTGGTGCGGCCGTGCGCTGGCGTCTGAACCGGGCCACGCGGCGGCGGCCTTCAATGCCGGGGTTCTCGATCTCACCGCCGGCCGGCTGGCGTCGGGATGGGAAGGCTATGACCGGCGGTTCGACACGCGCGACCTGACGTCCGCCGCCCGCCGCCCGGCCGTCCCGCTCTGGACGGGCGGCGACCTGTCGGGCAAGCGCCTGCTGGTCTGGCGCGAGCAGGGGATCGGCGACGAGCTGATGTTCGCCCAGCGCCTGCCCCAACTGATCGCCCGCGCCGGCCGGGAGGGGGGGCGCATCGTGGTGGAATGCGACCCGCGCTTCGTCCCGCTGTTCGCCCGCTCCTTCCCGCAGGCGACGGTACGGGCGGTACCGGCCACGCCGGCCGAACCGGTGCCGGATGCCGATTGCCATGTCCCTATCGGATCGTTGTCGCGCCATCTGGGCGCTACCCTGGCAGGCTTCGCCGGGCTGGAGCCCGCTTTGCGTGCCGATCCGGCGGCCGTCGACGGCTGGCGTCGGCGGCTGGCCGGACTGGGAGAGGGCTTGCGGGTCGGCATCGCCTGGCGCAGCGGCCAGCTCGATCCGGACCGCATGCCCGATTATACGCGGATCGAGGATTGGCGGCCGGTGCTGACCCTGCCGGGGCTTGTTCCGGTCAATCTGCAATATGGCGACTGCGAGGCCGAACTGGCTGTGGCACGGGAAGCGTTCGGCCGTGCGCCGCATGCCTTCCCCGACCTCGACCTGCGCGACGACCTCGAC